AACTACTGGTAAATGGTAATAAAACCCCACTGAGCTTATCTTTTGGCCTCGTGATCTTCGCCAATATTACCAAACGAACCATTagacttatgttattctttgtATATAAACACAAAGGGCAAATTGAGAAACCACATCCTCCATGGATGGTGCTACATGTGATTACTGATTATGTCCAGCCAAAACAAAACTAGCGATTTCTCCGCCTGACATATATCTCCCTGCCCCCTCACTCCTCCTATCATCACTTGCACTCTCCTGAGTCTCTTAAATCGGAATCGAACTTTTTCGAAGAAGTAGATGAAAGCGTCGATGAAGCTCCGGGAAGAGCAGAAGCCGATTCTGAAAGCTAAGGTCCCTTTGAGTCTTTTAGGATTACCGTTTCAATCAGGTATCGTCGCCGGTGAATCAAAGGAGCTCACTCTCAATCTCTCTACCTTCTTCGAATCTGGTCCATCTTTCAAAATCGCTTACCGTCCCAACGACACGTGGAACCCGTTCTCGGTTATCGTCAAAACCGGTACCGGATCTTTCGGTTCGCCGATCTCTAGCTCCATGCTCATGACCGCCGAGTTCAATCTCGTCGGAAAAGGTAATCCTAGCTTCATGCTTCACTTCAAACCTCGGTTCGGCGATTTCTCCATTAAAAAATCACActcgtcctcttcctcctcatctcTCTTCAAATCGATGAACGGATCTGTGTCGGAGGAGGATTCGTCTATTGATGTTCCGGCAGTTAACGGCGGCTACGCCGGAGCATATAAAAGAGTCACCGTTCTGCCTTCGGCATGTGCTGGAGATATCGCTGGATTGATCTCCGGTGTCGATGTCGCGGCGAGGACGTCTTTCCCGTTGAGAGGACGCGCCGTCGTGAATTTCCGATGGGGAATTAAGGTTCCGACGTTGATCAAGcatggttttggttttcatcCGACGGCTGAGATTTCGCTTAGGAGAATCCCTTTCTTGGTTATGAATAAAATCGCAATCGAACACGTGGACGGCTCGAATGCTGAACCAACGAATAAACCGGGTCAGGTTTCCGGTTCTGGTTTACCTGGAGGAAGTGCTGACGTGGCTGAGGCTTGTTTGGCTGTGAGACGGCATATGGAGGAGCTTCGAACGGAGAATTCACAGTTGAAGAGATCCGTGGATGATCTCCGGCAAGAGATAATAAATGTCCGGCCATTCCCGCCGGCGCCGATGGATTGCGGGAAGAGAAAGACGACTGATTATGGCGGGAAGAAAAATGTCGCTGCGGAGGAACTGAAGAAAGCTTGAAAGGactttgtgaatatatatatgttttttgaataatactTATTTGttatgattatagcaatatatattgtttccatgcctttatataataaatattgttaTGCTTACGGAAACagataattaaaaacatagTATAATATAATGATTGGTAATAGATTTGAACTAGTACATCAAAATGGTAACGAGTTTAATTTCTTACCAAAAACAAGTTCTAAGATATCCATCAAAAAAAGGATTActtcttaaaacaaaataaagtaataatctTACGAAAACAAAGTTCTAAGAAATCCATCAAAAAagggattatttttttaaacaaaataaataaaaaatgatcttTGTCGTCGTTCTTATTTTTCGATTCTCACGAACCTCTCAACAACATTTCTTCGTACCTCCTGAAAGATTCAACCTTCTCCAGCAAGAACCTCTCATGGCACTTCGCGATGAACCTATCAGCCAAACGattaatatcatcatcatcatcaacatctctCTCCTCAACAGTATGATCATCATCGATGTTGTTATACTCATCATCAACCCTCTCTTCTACCCACTCGAGGTAACGATCATGATTATGATAATCCTCATCTTGATAACCacgaagagagaaagagaaagggtCGACAACGGTAGAGGATTCAAGGAAGAACCTGTTGCGATGGTTTTTTTTGGATGACTTTGTTGTTAGGTGAAACATCATCCTTAGTAACCTCTTCTTGTTGAGCTTAGATACGCCTTTCATAATGGATTTGGCACTTGATAGAGACTGTAAGATACGGTAAAGAGAGTCTTTAatgagcttcttcttttttggtataTCTTTGATGATGTCTCTCTTTTTTGCTATATCGGTAATGAGATTTAGGAATAGAGTTTTGAGTTTGGCAgaggttgatgaagaagatgatgaccaTTTCGGCTGCATGACTTAACCACGAGTTTAAAGACTCCTTTACTCGGTTATTTTTTG
The Camelina sativa cultivar DH55 chromosome 6, Cs, whole genome shotgun sequence genome window above contains:
- the LOC104793133 gene encoding uncharacterized protein LOC104793133, whose protein sequence is MKASMKLREEQKPILKAKVPLSLLGLPFQSGIVAGESKELTLNLSTFFESGPSFKIAYRPNDTWNPFSVIVKTGTGSFGSPISSSMLMTAEFNLVGKGNPSFMLHFKPRFGDFSIKKSHSSSSSSSLFKSMNGSVSEEDSSIDVPAVNGGYAGAYKRVTVLPSACAGDIAGLISGVDVAARTSFPLRGRAVVNFRWGIKVPTLIKHGFGFHPTAEISLRRIPFLVMNKIAIEHVDGSNAEPTNKPGQVSGSGLPGGSADVAEACLAVRRHMEELRTENSQLKRSVDDLRQEIINVRPFPPAPMDCGKRKTTDYGGKKNVAAEELKKA